A single genomic interval of Mustela nigripes isolate SB6536 chromosome 7, MUSNIG.SB6536, whole genome shotgun sequence harbors:
- the LOC132022497 gene encoding lithostathine-like, protein MMLPPTALHSMSWMLLSCLMFLAQVQGEDSQNDVPAQRISCPKGSKAYASHCYAFFRTPKSWVDADLACQKRPSGHLVSVFSGAEASFVASLIKNSANTYSNIWIGLHDPTEGYEPNAGGWEWSSGDLLNYLAWEKDPSTIANPGYCGSVSRSTGYLRWKDYSCTTRLPYICKFKG, encoded by the exons ATGATGCTGCCTCCCACAGCCCTCCACAGCATGTCCTGGATGCTGCTTTCCTGCCTCATGTTCCTGGCTCAGGTCCAAG GTGAAGACTCCCAGAATGATGTGCCCGCTCAACGGATCAGCTGTCCCAAAGGCTCCAAGGCTTATGCCTCCCACTGCTATGCCTTCTTTAGGACACCAAAATCCTGGGTGGATGCTGAT TTGGCCTGCCAGAAGAGGCCCTCGGGACACCTTGTGTCTGTGTTCAGTGGGGCTGAGGCATCCTTTGTGGCCTCCCTGATCAAGAACAGTGCGAACACCTACTCAAATATCTGGATTGGGCTCCATGACCCCACAGAG GGCTATGAGCCCAATGCAGGTGGATGGGAGTGGAGTAGTGGTGATCTGCTGAATTACCTTGCCTGGGAGAAAGACCCCTCCACTATTGCAAACCCTGGCTATTGTGGGAGTGTGTCAAGAAGCACAG GATATCTGAGGTGGAAAGATTACAGCTGCACTACAAGGCTACCCTACATCTGCAAGTTCAAGGGCTAG